The window AAAGAGCAGTTTAAGTAATATTCCTATAGACTCATTCCTTTATTTTCCCTTGACAAAATACATACAACAACATACACTTGTATGTATGAAGAATAATAGCCCATTTACAAGAAAACAGCTTGAAGCCATTTCTCATATCAGAAACTGGCTAATGCAGAAGTCTCGCAATCCTTCTATCCGGGAGTTAATGGCTGAATTAGGCTATAAATCTCCTCGGTCAGTACAGGATATCCTCCAGCAGCTTGGGGAGAAAGGTGTTATAAGAAAGCTTGATAAAGGCGGTTATCAGCTTGTCATGGACCCTGATCTTGGTCCAGTACATGCCCAGACCACAAATATACCCTTGGTGGGTGTTGTATCATGCGGGATGCCAATGTTAGCAGAGGAAAACATAGAAGGTTATGTTCCTGTATCTACTTCTATTGCAAAACCGGGGGCAAAATACTTTCTATTGCATGCAGAGGGAGACTCTATGGATAAAGCTGGGATTAATGAAGGCGATCTTATTTTAGTCAAACAGCAGCCGACAGCTAATGAAGGGGATAAGGTTGTTGCTTTGATTGACAGCGGTGCAACAATTAAGGAGTTTCACAGAACTAAAGATATGATTATTTTAAAACCAAACTCTTCTAATGAAAAACATAAACCAATTATTTTAACTGATGATTTTCAGATTCAGGGGATAGTTTTAGCAATTATACCTAAATCATGGAAATAAGTAATGGTATAGTGTATGCCATTGTAAACATATTGATCCAATCTTGACAGAGCAAGGAATAGTAGTAAGATAAAAACATAGTTTGAAAGTCCTGCGTTTGAAGGGGGAACCTGGACTATAAAAAAGAAAAACCTTTGTTTTAGTTTGTTTAACAGACTAAGCAAGGGTTTTTTGTATTTAAGGGAGGTAAAGATGAAGAAATTAATTATGCAAAAGAAAATCACAGAAAATATTTTTATAATCCGAGGGCATAAGATTATGCTTAGCACTCACCTTGCTAAGCTTTATGATGTCGAAACAAGAGTATTGGTCCAGGCTGTTAAACGTAACATTGAAAGATTTCCTAAAGATTTTATGTTTCAGCTCTCAAATAGAGAGTATCAAAACTTGAAATCACAAATTGTGACTTCAAGCTGGGGTGGCTCGCGACGTGCTAATCCTTACGCTTTTACCGAACAAGGCGTAGCCATGCTATCTAGTGTTTTAAAGAGTAAAAGTGCTATCCAAGTAAATATCGCCATTATGCGTACATTTGTCAAACTAAGAGAGCTTATATCTACCCATAAAGATCTTCTCCGTAAGTTAATATTACTTGAGAAGAGGGTAGGAAAACATAGCAAAGATATAGAGGCTATATTTGATGCAATCCGGCAATTAATAACTCCATCGGAGAAACCAAAAACTAGGATCGGGTTCCATAATCATTAAACCAAAAGGAGGTGCAGTATGAGGATGGGAGAATTAAAAAATGTTCAAATCATCATCTTAGGGCTATGCATTGTCTGTGCCACAGTATTTTCAACAGTGATACTATCAAAAGGTGTTATCCAGGTAAAGAAACTAACTGAAGAGATAATAGAAGTATCCGGATCGGCTGAAAAAGATATAGTATCTGATTACATAGTCTGGACTTCTGAGTTTAGAAGACGAGATGCAGAGTTAAAGAGTGCTTATTCACAGCTTAAAGGTGATCTTGAAAAAGTAAAAGCATATCTATTGTCAAAAGGCATTAAAGAGGGTGAGATAGTAGTCTCACAGATTAAGAATGCTACTCTCTACAAGAAAACAGAAGAAGGCCATAATACAAATGAGATAGAAGGCTATTTAGTGGCTCAAGAGATTGAAATAAGATCATATGATGTTAATAAGATAACTGATATCTCCCGTCAGTCAACAGAGCTTCTTGATCAAGGGATACAGTTTATGTCAGATGCTCCTGAGTATTTTTATACAAATCTCTCAGATTTAAAGATTGAAATGCTTGCTCGTGCTACAGAGAACGCTAAAGAGAGGGCTGTAAGAATAGCAGCTTCAACGGATAATAAGATAGGAGCTATTCGATCAGCTAAAATGGGTACTTTCCAAATAAACCCCGTAAACTCCTACGATGTATCCTGGTATGGCAATCATGATACCTCATCACTTGAAAAGAAAGTCATAGCCATAGTGCATGCTAGGTTTGGAATAGAGTAAATTATATTAACAGTGGGTTAGAAAAATAGAATTAAAATAGATAATAGTTTTTAAAGAAAAAGGGTTAAGCAAAAATTTAGTTGTTGCATTTTTTGCAACAGTTGAAGAAAAAGACAAATACTAAGTTAAACGTAAAAAGGATAAAAAAAGAGAGGCATTATCGCAGGACTTACCCTTCTGTATAGCCTCTCATCGTGATTCTGATATAAGTTTAACGCATTATATGCGCAATTATCAAGAAAAACTAAAGAGCCGGATATTGATAATCTTCAAGTCTTAGGATTTTACATAGACATACAGCTATTATGGAATCAAATTTATCAGTTTTTCCCAATCCAGAGTGTCTATTTTTTTCAAATTCTCAAGCACTTTTCTGTAGAAATTTAGAGAATCGGGATTTCTCATGCTAATCTGTTTGTGAGGATTATTGGTATATGAAAAGAATTCAATCATTATGGCTCTGTAAATTTCAGGAATTAACCTCATTTCATCCGAAGTTAAAGGATTAACTTCATGGTATGCCTTTAAGAATGTATTAACATCTTTAAACTTTTCTTCGTCACCTTCCAGAAAAGATATATTTTCTGTTCCCACCGCTGCAAATGAAAACATAGCCCAGACAATATCATACATCCTGGTTTCTTTTAAAACTACTCTATCCCAGTCAATCACAAGAGCTACTTCATTGCCATTTAAAATAACATTTTTCCTGACATAATCACCATGAACTACTGTTTTAGGCAAAGTATCATAGCCTAGTTCGGCTAAATTCTGCTCTATTGCATCCATCTGAGTGACAATGAAATCATAGCTTTCTAAAATAAAATTTTCTACCTCATTGCGCTCATCAGCAGGTATTACCAGAAGAGTGCAAAACCCTGAATTAACTAGGCGTTTAAGAACAGCTTTGGATGGGGAGGAAGGGTGAAGCAAGAAAGTATTATTCTAACAATATTCTTATCTATGCTACTTATAAATACCTCTTATGCCAGGAGGGTAGTAGACGCTTCCTGTCCTTTAAAACAGTATGATGATATGACTTTAGATAAAGCCAGAGAGATTGTTTGGCAACACACACAAAGCAGCCCGGTTAAAGATAGTGTGGGTTATCACAATTATATACATATTAATTCACTCCTGGAGTTTATTGACACTGTTGTAGAGCAAATCAGAAGACTGGGGGACAGAGGCTTACTGCTCTATGATATAGATAAAATTCAGACTTTAGCAAGAGTTGCTACCTATTTTCACGATACAGGAGTCTATATCCCGGTAGATGGTAAATGTTGCTCCAAAGGACATGAAGAGAAAAGTAAAGCTATTGTCGAAGCTTATTTAGATGTATTAGGTTTGTCAAAAATAGAATTAGAAGCTATTCAATTAATGATAGATTTTACCAAACTTAAGGTAGATGAGGACTTTAAAGGGGAAGCCGAATTGGTAGATGAAATAATAAAAACAATAGAAGCCCAAGAAAGATTATCTAATCGGGCTATTGGGTACATAAAAAACCTTATGCCCGGTTTAGATTTAACAAACGAAAAAGACCTAAAACTTTTACACGATGCCTTGATTTTCTCTAAAGTAGTTGCAATAGGTGATATATACGGGTATTCGGAAAATTATCCCTCTCAAATTCCGGGATTATGACTGGGATATAGACCTTTAGGATTGGCCGCCGATACCATTATAGAGCAGATGGCACAAAGTGCCTCTTTTCTGAAGGTCTTTAGTAGAGAGCAAAGGTTAGATTACTTATTGTTTGGCGAATACGGCATAGATAGATCTATCCCCGACAGCTTGAAAACCTCTATAGATAATAATATTCGACTGATGATGGACTTTCGTCTTTATATAGACAGGATAAGAAACGAAGAATTTACTCCTCAGGATAGGTTCGAATTCGAAGCCTCTATTGATCTATTAGACCCGGATTTAGTCTCAGATGAGATTAAAGATATTATGAAAAAAGAAATTGATATGCTTCTTGAGGAGACTAGCGGTAATAAAGTAGCTCACCCACTTCCTTTAACTGAAAAACAATGAAGAATAAAAAGATATTCCTGGTTTTAATGGCCGTCATTCTGTTTTCATCTTATCCTTGTGATGCACGGAGAACAAAGGATGCATCTTCACAAGCAGAAGGTAGACTATTACAATTAATCCAAACCGTTACTCAAAGAGAACAGGAAGTCATTATTGCGGAAAGAGAAGACTTTTCAAATGGAGTTCTGCGTTTTTTACACTTTAAAGAGCACATATTAATACTTTTAAACTCTAAAGCTGTGGGTTTACTTTCAGATTATGTGTTAGAAGAAGAGTCCTTTACAGAAGAAGAAACTGAGATAATAGATAGCGATATATTTCCTTATTTAGAAGGCAATGGTTTTGAAGTAATATTTCCGTTTGAACTGGAAGTTCTTACAGTTTCTCACTGGGACGACATTGCCACAAAACCGGTATACATAGCAGGGCTTGACTCCTACGACTTACCTATTCAGATTAAAATTATAGAGTGGTTCCATAATCTCGGTTTTGAAGGCGGGGTAGTTTATGACCCCATGTGCTCTTCAGGAGCGTTGCTTGTTTCGTAATATAAAAGCTCCTTCTGAGTTTGTATTTTCCCTAACTATATGGCATATTTATAAAAAGAGGGGATTGACCATAAAAACATGAAAATGAAATATTTAAAAAAGGCTATTTTATTTATCGTGGGGGTCGTTTTGCTTTTTTCCTATCCCGCAGATGCAAGGAGAGTAAAAGGAAACTTTTTATCTCATATACTTGAAGGAATAGACTTAGAAGTAATCCAGACGGCCTTAGATGAAGTAGTCCTATCATTGACTTCTCAATTTACGCAACAACCTGAATGGAATTTTGAAGATGCTCTAACTGAAATGCAAAAAGACACAACCCCTAAAGAGACCTGCTTTTTATTAACTCAAAAACCAGGCAAAGAAGATTT is drawn from Candidatus Kaelpia imicola and contains these coding sequences:
- the lexA gene encoding transcriptional repressor LexA, whose amino-acid sequence is MKNNSPFTRKQLEAISHIRNWLMQKSRNPSIRELMAELGYKSPRSVQDILQQLGEKGVIRKLDKGGYQLVMDPDLGPVHAQTTNIPLVGVVSCGMPMLAEENIEGYVPVSTSIAKPGAKYFLLHAEGDSMDKAGINEGDLILVKQQPTANEGDKVVALIDSGATIKEFHRTKDMIILKPNSSNEKHKPIILTDDFQIQGIVLAIIPKSWK
- a CDS encoding ORF6N domain-containing protein; this translates as MKKLIMQKKITENIFIIRGHKIMLSTHLAKLYDVETRVLVQAVKRNIERFPKDFMFQLSNREYQNLKSQIVTSSWGGSRRANPYAFTEQGVAMLSSVLKSKSAIQVNIAIMRTFVKLRELISTHKDLLRKLILLEKRVGKHSKDIEAIFDAIRQLITPSEKPKTRIGFHNH
- a CDS encoding SIMPL domain-containing protein (The SIMPL domain is named for its presence in mouse protein SIMPL (signalling molecule that associates with mouse pelle-like kinase). Bacterial member BP26, from Brucella, was shown to assemble into a channel-like structure, while YggE from E. coli has been associated with resistance to oxidative stress.) is translated as MGELKNVQIIILGLCIVCATVFSTVILSKGVIQVKKLTEEIIEVSGSAEKDIVSDYIVWTSEFRRRDAELKSAYSQLKGDLEKVKAYLLSKGIKEGEIVVSQIKNATLYKKTEEGHNTNEIEGYLVAQEIEIRSYDVNKITDISRQSTELLDQGIQFMSDAPEYFYTNLSDLKIEMLARATENAKERAVRIAASTDNKIGAIRSAKMGTFQINPVNSYDVSWYGNHDTSSLEKKVIAIVHARFGIE
- a CDS encoding phosphotransferase; protein product: MDAIEQNLAELGYDTLPKTVVHGDYVRKNVILNGNEVALVIDWDRVVLKETRMYDIVWAMFSFAAVGTENISFLEGDEEKFKDVNTFLKAYHEVNPLTSDEMRLIPEIYRAIMIEFFSYTNNPHKQISMRNPDSLNFYRKVLENLKKIDTLDWEKLINLIP